Genomic DNA from Melospiza georgiana isolate bMelGeo1 chromosome 3, bMelGeo1.pri, whole genome shotgun sequence:
aaggaaggaaggaaggaaggaaggaaggaaggaaggaaggaaggaaggaaggaaggaaggaaggaaggaaggaaggaagaaagaaagaaagaaagaaagaaagaaagaaagaaagaaagaaagaaagaaagaaagaaagaaagaaagaaagaaagaaagaaagaaagattgaTTTTTATCATGTTTTTATAACACATAAATGTCGCATCCTAGAGGTCTGATGCCTTTTGGTGGGACTCCTGAGAGGAGGCATCACAAAGTCTCTCTGGAGGTAGATGTTAGGCAAAACATGAGAAGAAAGGTATTATAATTAGTATATCAAAATTGCTGACGTTCCTTTTCACTCATTTTGTTTCTCCCAGGTACTGTTGTGTGATTTACAATGGAAAAATTGCTCTGCGGCATCCTGGTGTTTGGAATGGCTGTCACAGTCAACGCTTGTCCCAAATATTGTGTCTGTCAGAACCTGTCTGAGTCACTGGGGACTTTGTGTCCCTCCAAGGGTCTCCTTTTTGTACCTCTGGACATAGATCGAAGGACTGTTGAACTCCGTCTTGGGGGCAACTTCATTATCAATATCAGCCGACAGGATTTTGCCAATATGTCTGGACTTGTTGACCTTACTTTGTCCAGAAACACCATTAGTTACATACAGCCCTACTCTTTCACTGACTTGGAGAGCCTTCGGTCTTTACATCTGGACAGCAACAGGTTGCCTGAGATTGAAGAGGAAACTTTAAGAGGTTTAATTAATCTTCAGCATTTGATTTTAAACAACAACCAGCtaagcagcatttctgatgaCGCCTTTGAGGATTTTTTACTGACATTGGAAGACTTAGACCTGTCCTACAATAACCTCCGAAGCATTCCCTGGGAATCTATAAGAAAGATGATAAACTTGCACCAGCTCAGTTTAGATCACAACCTAATAGATTATATAACAGAGGGGACATTTGCAGATCTTCAGAAATTGGCCAGATTGGATCTAACATCCAACAGACTTCAGAAGCTCCCCCCTGACCCTATATTTGCCAGATCACAAGTAATTCCTTTAGTTGTTACCCCATTTTCGCCACCCCTGTCCCTCAGCTTTGGGGGAAATCCACTGCATTGCAACTGTGAGCTGCTGTGGTTAAGGCGGCTTGACAGAGACGACGACATGGAAACCTGTGCTTCTCCTCCAAGTCTGAAGGGAAGGTACTTCTGGTACGTACGGGAAGAGGAATTTGTTTGTGAGCCCCCTCTTATTACACAGCATACTCACAAGCTGCTGGTCTTGGAAGGGCAGACTGCCACGCTGAAGTGCAAAGCCATTGGGGATCCCACTCCCATCATTCACTGGGTGGCCCCTGATGACCGTCTCATCGGAAACTCCTCGAGGACGGCTGTCTACGACAATGGCACATTAGATATACACATCACCACCTCCAAGGACTACGGAACTTTCACGTGCATAGCGGCCAATGCTGCAGGAGAGTCCACTGCAACAATTGAACTCTCAATTGTCCAGCTCCCCCATCTCAGCAACGGCACCGGCAAAGCAGCTCCACCAAAATCCAGGCTCTCGGACATCACCAGCTCCACCAAGTCCAATCGTGGTGAAACAAAAGGTCCCCCAGAAAGGGCTGTCCTGGTGTCAGATGTGACCACTACCTCAGCTTTGGTCAAGTGGACAGTCAGCAAGTCGGCCCCTCGGGTAAAAATGTATCAGCTGCAGTATAACTGCTCGGATGATGAAGTCCTGATCTACAGgtaaatgcattttttgtttggtcCTCTGATGATGTCAGGGGGTGGAAATCAACACAAGTCTTTTGCTCTTTGACTTTTTAATGATTTGACTTGGAACTAAGATGGCGCTGTGACCCTTAGCATTAGTGGTATTTGATAAACTTGCATTCTCTCTGCCAGTTTGCCTGTTGGTCTGTTCATTGCTTTTTTGTCCAAGTCACACATTGCAAATCTCTGTAGTACTCTTTTTCCAACAGctgttttctgtaaaattttCAATTTGGGAAAAACTAGTACTGCAGTTGGTATCCTCCTTAGTAGGCttaacaaagaaagaaaaacttgaAGACTAGAAGTCAGAAATTTCCCTTTCCACCTCCTGTAGGTGGGATTGAAACAGACTACTTAGAGAGGAAGCAACGTGGGAGGAAGTTTGTGCTGTCTACCCATAACACAGGCTctaattattctgtgattcaagaTTTGGGGTTGCTAACAAGACATTTTTCACCTATATGATAAAGCTTGTTTCTTATTTCACTAACATCTGTTCTACACAACCGTAATGGCTGAAAACTTTGGAGCACCTAGTTTTTTATACCATATTAAATGCAAGAAGAGGTGGATATAATTTCAAAAGCAAACCCTGAATCCTCCTTATGATCTTTCAGTTCTACAACTCCTCTGACTTCAAATGATGTAAAGCAGGAATTGCTCTTGCAGTGAAGCAGCAATAAATTTTTAGGGACTAAAAATGTGTAGGAACAGTACAGGAAAGCAGTACTACTGTTCTTTCCTTGTGTAACGGAAGAATGATTGACATATTCATGCTAGTGATGAATCCCTAGAAACCACCTTGTCCTTCCTTTTTATTGCAAAGCTTCATTGACCTGAACCGTATCTTTGGTTGTATATGATCTCTCAGCAAAAGTCAGAATCTCATGGAAAAACGGAATCAAACATATCAACTCTTATAGCTTTATAAGCATCCTGAAGCAGTGAAGAAAAATTTGATCTGCTAGAGATAtaatgggatttggggtttgtaCCTAATTTGAGAAAAAACTGTGGCCAAAATATAATCAAAGGCATTGATTTCCATGGTAGGTTTGGTGTTATTGCCTGATGGCTATTCTattctcctgctgcctgcagggagagccGAGGCACTCATCAAGTCATGGTACTTGGCCTCCAGATCCCACAACAAGCcttgttattttcttctttaccACAGGGTTGTTTCCTTCAGCATGAGGAAGTCAAAAGGAGAGGTAGTAAACATTCATGTGACATTTTTCCCTCACCCTTCTACAATGAAACCTATTTTAAAAGCTTCTCCAGAACAGAATATTTAGCTGACATGGACAAAATTTTGTGCCAACAATACCTTTATCTGAGTCAGTTGTAGAACTGAAATAATGAAGTGATCAATTTAGCTACTCCAAATTCACTCAGTCATCGCCAAAAGCAGGAATATTGACCAGCAAGtccaaaaaacattttttaaaggatatttattcaaatactgaaataatATGAGGAAATTCTTTTCTGTCCACCTCCATTCCTCAATTATAAAAATATCTTGAAATAAATCAATTAGaaagtgaaaattatttcttttgctcTGGCTAATGTACAGTGGAACCAGTGTGTTAGCTTTGGGAATTGCAACTATGTGGAATTAAGCAGAATGAAAGGATAAGATAAAGTAATGATACAGTATTAGGAATAGAATGGAAGAAAACATGCtagtgcatttttttccccaaagcaaTGCTTTTGGCAGAAGCTCAGCAGTAATTAAGATCTTAAGCCCAGTGTAAGGCTGAAAAACACTCTGAAAGATGTATAAGTCATATGTtcattgaaaaattaatttggccAAGTGAACAGGAATATTCCTGCAGCCAGAAAGAGAAGTTTGCAGGGGTTGTCAGATGCTGGAAGTGGTTGGATTTGTCAATTTTCTAAGGAGGAGGATGATCagggttaaaaaaaacaaaccatgcAGAAGCACTGACATGCAGCCTAGGAGCTGGATGGGTGAGAATTGGGTGCACAGTGAAGAAAGATGGCATCTTGCCAGCCTGGTCTGGAACAAAAAGTTGCTGTCAAGATTTTAGACACCCCTAAAAGTTTTTATCATGTCCCCACTTCCATGTCCCAGTAAGGTTTTGGTCCTTTGCTGCTTTATTTCGTTGTGGCTCAGTTTTTCAGAAGCTCAGTGAGGAGAGtgttattttgaaaaatctcCCATCAGGCCTTTTTTGAGGATTCACTGATGATGCATAGTTCTTTTCATTCACAGCTCTCAAAAGCACTTCAccaaagaaaacttttttctttttttctctgcattttgcaCCAGGGAAAAATGAAGCCTAGAAAGATGAAGTGATTGTCCAGAGTCTGAGAGTTAATCAGTGGTACTCATAATATCAAAACCAGTCCTTACAACTTCCAGTCAGGGAACCACTCAGTCCCTTAGAGTTAATTACTAAAGCTCTTTTGCTTTAATTGGTCAGATGCATATCACTGCAATGAGTGTGTGGAAAAACCTAAGGGAAAAGGatttctgcagtgctctgctccATAAAATGCTGTGTATGTGCTAAATGGGATGTGATACTGCTTAGCTGCTGAAATGATGGGCACTTAATATACGCTAAGACAGTCAGTACTCCAGGACTGAGACACAtcagctgtgctcagctttTAGGAATCCTGCTTCACCAGCAAGAAATGTATGCACAAAAGAAGAaatctgctgctctctctgctaaGAATTTTTCATGGACATTGTACTCATTGTGAAAGAGTGAAAGCAGAAGTTCTCCCCTCCCCGCTGATATCACCATTTCTCCTGATCATTACCCGGGACAGCAGTCTCCTTTGCCCTTCCATGCCAGCTGTGATTTTCCACCATCAGGATGGTGCAAAAGGGGACTACAGTAGGGTGCAATGGCTCAATAAAAATTCAagttttgggacattttggCAAATGTTGTCGGCTGGGCCTCCCATTTGCACTGAGCTGAAATGGTACCAGAATGTGAAGTTTGGCTTTGGCCTTACCAATGCCATTATAATGAAGATTAGCTGGAGAAGCCCAGTTTGTCTGCTTTCCCACCTGACCTTCCCTTGTATTTGCTATCTCAGGGCCTTTGCTCAAGCTCATAGCAGGTTTTTATTTATCTCTTTCAATGCATTCAGGGTGCATATTTCTGTTAGTGATTAAATGAGTAGGTCCTGGCTCTGCATTCAGTGGGTTTTAATGCAGCAATCTTTCCATTCTTTCATCTTCTCTGTAATACCAACACCAGTGCTAGTAAATCACTTTTAGCCGAGAAGAGAAGCTTGTTAAAAATTGAAGAACTGAAAATCACTCTTTATTTGAAGGAAAAACATGCAGAAAGAATAACCAATGTCCAATAGAGAAAGGGATGGAAGAAGACCGAGGTCTATGAAGAGATGTCTGTCCTTGGACTCTGGGTTAAAGGAGTGAACACTAGGAAACCTCCACTGTCATAAAGATTTTACCTAGTCCCCTCAGTCAGAACTCCAAAGTGTTTTAGATGTGTAAAAGCATCACTCTTAAGATCAGTGCAACACATGCACTGGTATGCTTAATTCATTTTGAATAATTgaatttgaaatgaaatataaatgttAGAAAATAATATCTTTGAGCCTTAGTTTCCCATCTGTAACCTGGGTGACAGCACCACCTTGCTTTGTGGGAATAAACACATTAGAAAATATTATGGAACCAGTAGCCCACATAAATAAATAGGGAGACTTGCTTTGAAGTCATTGTGTGGTCTGCAGCAACAGGGATAGTCATGAATGATTAAGATGGAGGATTACATAACTGCAACACTAGAATTCAAGTAAGGTATCTGGGGAGAGAGATTGTGTTTTTTTCATGCATAGAGCACCCTACATGATGGGGGACCAAGTCTCAGTTTTGGCTGGCAGGCATTGCTGTAATATATACTTTCACTACTTTTTCAAAAGCGAATAAATCTGCAAGTGTTTTGTAGAACTTCCCAGGTCATACTGAACCTTCTGGCTGTGTTTTGAATTAAAGCAAAGATGCAGccatttaaaaatgtgcatCTGAAGTGCGACACTGCCATTAGATTTATGAGACATTTAggtctgttttattttgtggtaTTTCATAGTAAAAGTGATGAAAACAGCTGTACAAATTAAGAATTACTGTAGTGTTATAGTCTCCCTGACTTATAAATTCtgcaatgggaaaaaaagtattttatatgtttctgaaagcttatttttaaaatatatattttatgtagCAGGCAGTTGAAACATTAAAATACGAATAAATGGCTCTACATCTTCAGTTTATTTAAACAATGGTGCTATGGATTTGATTACTTAAAGAATATGATAATGATTTATATTTACACAGCTCCTTTTACTGCAACTGCTTTACAGGGTGGCTGAACAGAGATCCCCACTATCCTGTCACCTCTCAGTTAAATATTGGCTGCAGTTTAGCAATCTGCAGGTGATTGTTCAGTTCCTTTTCATGAGCAAAAAATAGCTTCAGCATTTGCACTCATGGATACTTTAAACTAGGGAGGAAGTAATTAACTGAGCTTGAATTTCCCACAGCATGGTGGTATAAATATACCCGTGCACTCTTCTAGTCAAGTGCATGTCAATAAGAAAGT
This window encodes:
- the LRFN2 gene encoding leucine-rich repeat and fibronectin type-III domain-containing protein 2, which gives rise to MEKLLCGILVFGMAVTVNACPKYCVCQNLSESLGTLCPSKGLLFVPLDIDRRTVELRLGGNFIINISRQDFANMSGLVDLTLSRNTISYIQPYSFTDLESLRSLHLDSNRLPEIEEETLRGLINLQHLILNNNQLSSISDDAFEDFLLTLEDLDLSYNNLRSIPWESIRKMINLHQLSLDHNLIDYITEGTFADLQKLARLDLTSNRLQKLPPDPIFARSQVIPLVVTPFSPPLSLSFGGNPLHCNCELLWLRRLDRDDDMETCASPPSLKGRYFWYVREEEFVCEPPLITQHTHKLLVLEGQTATLKCKAIGDPTPIIHWVAPDDRLIGNSSRTAVYDNGTLDIHITTSKDYGTFTCIAANAAGESTATIELSIVQLPHLSNGTGKAAPPKSRLSDITSSTKSNRGETKGPPERAVLVSDVTTTSALVKWTVSKSAPRVKMYQLQYNCSDDEVLIYRMIPATNKAFVVTNLVSGTGYDLCVLAMWDDTATTLTATNIVGCAQFFTKEDYPQCQSMHSQFLGGTMILIIGGIIVATLLVFIVILMVRYKVCNNSQGKMSNVSNVYSQTNGAQPVQNGVLPQVNPKVVVRNELMEFNCQSARSSISSSSSSANSRDCDNYSLQSEQGTLSSKWRPPSRSKHNIDRLMGAFASLELKCQKKEEVTDSRTSTVAHHSDKEPLLGQSESKFRSFLMLPLEGKTKRSHSFDMGDFATSQCCTYPKKITNIWTKRSLSVNGMLLQYDDNDLTGAKGTFGSSEWVMESTV